The following are encoded together in the Myxococcus virescens genome:
- the ptsP gene encoding phosphoenolpyruvate--protein phosphotransferase, whose amino-acid sequence MSSQATPTLRLLGIGASPGVAVGHAFILDRKRIRTPKLRLAEAEVEPERMRMKTAIDLSDRQLAELKEQITRTEGSDHALILEAHRLMLHDPMLVDEVNRLIIEDRINAEWAVRRVARKIKHLFDNIPDEYFRERRSDVDYVADRIIRNLMGQVVDEEVEVPAEAIVVAHDLSPADAALMARSGRVGGFVTDLGGQTSHTAIVARARETPAVVGAGRASEQISPGDLVAMDGIRGVVLVNPSDEQLTVFREEQRRYQESERLALATKDLPAVSTDGFQIRLNGNIEFLEEIPSLLAHGAEGIGLYRTEFMFLDRKTAPTEEEHYRAYRQVLEAMGGRPVTIRTLDLGGDKVPGKTKHEKEPNPAMGLRAIRYCLSNRELFRTQLRALLRASVHGNLRLMFPLICGVSELREARSELEACRTELGRAGVPVGKRFPVGIMVETPSAATIADRLAQEADFFSVGTNDLIQYSLAIDRQNREVAYLYRPLHLSVLRQLRGIIDAGRAANIPVSMCGEMAGDPLYTLVLLALGFDELSMTSGQIPVVKRFLRRVSRVDAMDLLQNAMELTTAEEIERYVRTEMDRRFSETMEPGAPGVGNAEPADHEPSEHGASPSGRNTA is encoded by the coding sequence GTGAGCAGCCAGGCCACCCCCACTCTGAGGTTGTTGGGCATCGGTGCCTCTCCCGGCGTGGCAGTGGGGCACGCCTTCATCCTGGACCGCAAACGCATCCGCACGCCCAAGCTGCGGCTGGCGGAGGCGGAGGTCGAGCCCGAGCGGATGCGGATGAAGACAGCCATTGACCTGTCCGACCGCCAGCTCGCCGAGCTGAAGGAACAGATTACGCGCACCGAGGGCAGCGACCACGCCCTCATCCTTGAGGCGCACCGGTTGATGCTCCACGACCCCATGCTCGTGGACGAGGTGAACCGGCTCATCATCGAGGACCGCATCAACGCCGAGTGGGCCGTCCGGCGCGTGGCGCGCAAAATCAAGCACCTGTTCGACAACATCCCCGACGAGTACTTCCGCGAGCGCCGCTCGGACGTGGACTACGTCGCCGACCGAATCATCCGCAACCTGATGGGGCAGGTGGTGGATGAGGAAGTGGAGGTCCCCGCGGAGGCCATCGTCGTCGCACACGACTTGTCTCCGGCGGACGCGGCGCTGATGGCGCGCAGCGGCCGGGTGGGGGGCTTCGTGACGGACCTGGGCGGCCAGACGAGCCACACCGCCATCGTCGCCCGCGCGCGGGAGACGCCCGCGGTGGTGGGCGCCGGCCGGGCCAGCGAACAGATTTCGCCGGGCGACCTGGTGGCCATGGATGGCATCCGGGGCGTGGTGCTGGTGAACCCCTCGGACGAGCAGCTCACCGTCTTCCGCGAGGAGCAGCGCCGCTACCAGGAGAGCGAGCGGCTGGCCCTGGCGACCAAGGACCTGCCCGCCGTCAGCACCGACGGCTTCCAGATTCGCCTCAACGGCAACATCGAATTCCTGGAGGAAATCCCCTCGCTGCTGGCGCACGGCGCGGAGGGCATTGGCCTGTACCGCACCGAGTTCATGTTCCTGGACCGGAAGACGGCGCCCACCGAGGAGGAGCACTATCGCGCCTACCGCCAGGTGCTGGAGGCCATGGGCGGGCGCCCCGTCACCATCCGCACGTTGGATTTGGGCGGCGACAAGGTGCCGGGCAAGACGAAGCACGAGAAGGAACCCAATCCGGCCATGGGCCTGCGGGCCATCCGGTACTGCCTGTCCAACCGGGAGCTGTTCCGCACCCAGCTGCGCGCCCTGCTGCGCGCCAGCGTGCACGGCAACTTGCGGCTGATGTTCCCCCTCATCTGCGGGGTGAGTGAGCTGCGTGAGGCCCGCAGCGAGCTGGAGGCCTGCCGCACGGAGCTGGGCCGCGCGGGTGTCCCCGTGGGCAAGCGCTTCCCCGTGGGCATCATGGTGGAGACGCCCAGCGCGGCCACCATCGCCGACCGGCTGGCCCAGGAGGCGGACTTCTTCTCGGTGGGGACCAACGACCTCATCCAGTACTCGCTGGCCATCGACCGCCAGAATCGCGAGGTCGCCTACCTCTACCGGCCCCTCCACCTGTCCGTGCTCCGGCAGCTGCGCGGCATCATCGACGCGGGCCGGGCGGCCAACATCCCCGTGTCCATGTGTGGGGAAATGGCGGGAGATCCGCTCTACACCCTGGTGCTGCTGGCGCTGGGCTTCGACGAGCTGTCCATGACGTCGGGGCAGATTCCGGTGGTGAAGCGCTTCCTGCGCCGGGTGAGCCGCGTGGACGCCATGGACCTGCTTCAGAACGCCATGGAGCTGACCACGGCGGAGGAAATCGAGCGCTACGTGCGCACGGAGATGGACCGCCGCTTCAGTGAGACGATGGAGCCGGGCGCGCCGGGAGTCGGGAACGCGGAGCCCGCGGACCACGAGCCCTCCGAGCACGGGGCCTCGCCCTCGGGACGGAACACGGCCTGA
- the rpsN gene encoding 30S ribosomal protein S14 encodes MAKKSKVARNAQRKALVAKYAKRRAALKARIRDLTLPDEERRAAQDALASLPRDSNPNRVTNRCALTGRPRGNLRRFGLSRIAFREKALRGEIPGVIKSSW; translated from the coding sequence ATGGCGAAGAAGAGCAAGGTCGCGCGCAACGCGCAGCGCAAGGCCCTGGTCGCGAAGTACGCGAAGCGCCGCGCGGCGCTGAAGGCGCGCATCCGCGACCTCACCCTGCCCGATGAAGAAAGGCGCGCGGCGCAGGACGCGCTGGCGTCACTGCCCCGCGACTCGAACCCCAACCGCGTGACGAACCGCTGCGCGCTGACGGGAAGGCCTCGGGGCAACCTGAGGCGCTTCGGCCTGTCTCGCATCGCGTTTCGTGAGAAGGCGCTCCGGGGAGAGATTCCCGGCGTCATCAAGTCGAGCTGGTGA
- the rpmB gene encoding 50S ribosomal protein L28: protein MSKVCQVTGKRPLVGNTVSHANNRHKRRSLPNLQWHRFWVPSMNRFVKLRVSTHGIRIINQRGIDRVVRELLAEGVKL, encoded by the coding sequence ATGTCGAAGGTCTGCCAGGTCACCGGGAAGCGGCCGCTCGTCGGCAACACCGTCTCCCACGCCAACAACCGGCACAAGCGGCGCTCGCTGCCGAACCTCCAGTGGCACCGCTTCTGGGTGCCCAGCATGAACCGCTTCGTGAAGCTGCGGGTGAGCACGCACGGCATCCGCATCATCAACCAGCGCGGCATCGACCGCGTGGTGCGGGAGCTGCTCGCGGAGGGAGTGAAGCTCTGA
- a CDS encoding DUF1826 domain-containing protein: MQPALRALAPPAHAFVWTPEELAGIYREDLNLCVWRRGLDTPLAHWLSDVAATRELDVIARVRGDAPDLRRRLDGLPQGPHFETWLTDVHFLLHLYTDLFGAAELGVRLHILASDMCPRFHVDRVGVRLLCTYAGPATEWLENAHVARGALGASGDVTRPGAPVHALERFDVALLKGESWPGNQGNGAVHRSPAIARSGRRRLFLSIEAL, encoded by the coding sequence ATGCAGCCCGCCCTCCGCGCCCTCGCTCCGCCCGCCCATGCCTTCGTGTGGACGCCCGAGGAGCTCGCGGGCATCTACCGCGAGGACCTCAACCTCTGCGTGTGGCGCCGGGGCCTGGACACGCCGCTGGCGCACTGGCTCAGCGACGTGGCGGCCACCCGCGAGCTGGACGTCATCGCCCGCGTACGGGGCGACGCGCCGGACTTGCGGCGCCGGTTGGATGGGCTGCCCCAGGGGCCCCATTTCGAGACCTGGCTCACGGACGTGCACTTCCTCCTGCACCTCTACACGGACCTGTTCGGCGCGGCGGAGCTGGGCGTCCGCCTTCACATCCTGGCCAGCGACATGTGCCCGCGCTTCCACGTGGACCGCGTAGGCGTCCGGCTGCTCTGCACCTACGCGGGGCCGGCCACCGAATGGCTGGAGAACGCGCACGTCGCGCGCGGCGCGCTGGGCGCCTCGGGTGACGTCACGCGGCCCGGCGCGCCCGTCCACGCGCTGGAGCGCTTCGACGTGGCGCTCCTCAAGGGCGAGTCCTGGCCCGGCAATCAGGGCAACGGCGCCGTGCACCGCTCCCCCGCCATCGCCCGCAGTGGCCGGCGGCGGCTCTTTCTCTCCATCGAAGCACTCTAG
- the zigA gene encoding zinc metallochaperone GTPase ZigA, which translates to MTAPAATARLPVTVLSGFLGAGKTTLLNHVLQNREGLRVAVIVNDMSEVNIDGRLVKTGGGALSRVDEKLVELSNGCICCTLREDLLLEVSRLAREGRFDYLLIESTGISEPLPVAETFTFTDEQGQGLSDVARLDTLVTVVDALNFLRDWSAADDLAARGLAAADEDERTVVDLLVEQVEFADVLVLNKTDLVPAEELARMKDILRKLNPDAHLVTSERGRVPPSAVLNTGRFDFERARRAPGWLKELRGEHTPETETYGIRSFVFRGRVPFHPARLWDFIHESWKGVLRSKGFFWLATRMDIAGVWAQAGGACSFEPGGVWWDAMPRAEWPEDAQARADIERECVGPHGDRRQEIVFITQDADHEEMARLLEACLLTPEELARGPQHWARLEDPFPEWQVQRTDAPDEDGEHA; encoded by the coding sequence ATGACGGCGCCCGCGGCCACGGCCCGGCTGCCGGTGACGGTGCTCTCCGGCTTCCTGGGCGCGGGCAAGACGACGCTGCTCAACCACGTCCTCCAGAACCGGGAGGGCCTGCGGGTGGCGGTCATCGTCAACGACATGAGCGAGGTGAACATCGACGGTCGGCTGGTGAAGACGGGCGGCGGCGCGCTGAGCCGCGTGGACGAGAAGCTGGTGGAGCTGTCCAACGGCTGCATCTGCTGCACGCTGCGCGAGGACCTGCTGCTGGAGGTCTCCCGGCTCGCCCGGGAGGGCCGCTTCGACTACCTGCTCATCGAATCCACCGGCATCTCCGAACCGCTGCCCGTCGCGGAGACGTTCACCTTCACGGACGAGCAGGGCCAGGGGCTGTCGGACGTCGCGCGGCTGGACACGCTCGTCACGGTGGTGGACGCCCTCAACTTCCTGCGGGACTGGAGCGCCGCGGATGACCTCGCCGCGCGCGGACTGGCCGCGGCGGACGAGGACGAGCGCACCGTGGTGGACCTGCTGGTGGAGCAGGTGGAGTTCGCGGACGTGCTCGTCCTCAACAAGACGGACCTCGTCCCGGCGGAGGAGCTGGCCCGGATGAAGGACATCCTGCGCAAGCTCAACCCGGACGCGCACCTCGTCACCTCCGAGCGGGGCCGCGTGCCACCCTCCGCCGTGCTCAACACGGGCCGCTTCGACTTCGAACGCGCGCGGCGCGCTCCGGGCTGGCTCAAGGAGCTGCGGGGCGAACACACGCCGGAGACGGAGACCTACGGCATCCGCAGCTTCGTCTTCCGCGGCCGCGTGCCCTTCCACCCCGCGCGGCTGTGGGACTTCATCCATGAGAGCTGGAAGGGCGTGCTGCGCTCCAAGGGCTTCTTCTGGCTCGCCACGCGGATGGACATCGCCGGTGTCTGGGCCCAGGCGGGCGGCGCCTGCAGCTTCGAGCCCGGCGGCGTGTGGTGGGACGCGATGCCCCGCGCCGAGTGGCCGGAGGATGCCCAGGCGCGCGCGGACATCGAGCGCGAGTGCGTGGGCCCACACGGCGACCGGCGGCAGGAAATCGTCTTCATCACCCAGGACGCGGACCACGAGGAGATGGCCCGGCTGCTGGAGGCCTGTCTGCTCACGCCGGAGGAGCTGGCGCGGGGCCCCCAACACTGGGCGCGGCTGGAGGACCCCTTCCCCGAATGGCAGGTGCAGCGGACGGACGCGCCCGATGAGGACGGGGAGCACGCCTGA
- the rpmG gene encoding 50S ribosomal protein L33, which translates to MPKGNRTIIHLVSSAGTGYVYTTTKNKRKSQEKLQLRKYDPRVRKHVMFVEGKP; encoded by the coding sequence ATGCCCAAGGGAAACCGCACCATCATCCATCTCGTGTCGTCGGCGGGGACCGGCTACGTCTACACAACGACGAAGAACAAGCGGAAGTCGCAGGAGAAGCTCCAGCTCAGGAAGTACGACCCGCGCGTGCGCAAGCATGTGATGTTCGTGGAGGGCAAGCCATGA
- a CDS encoding MgtC/SapB family protein, with protein MDEQIVALRLALAALLGGVLGLEREVRGQAAGLRTHILVSLGACCFTLASVFIEVALGPDTPEGTRGDISRIASQVVVGIGFLGAGVILRHNGQVKGLTTAANLWLTASVGLAAGLGFYFAAVTTMTIALLCLAGLRPLERAIRRYRKRQGATRAPDVDEDAEA; from the coding sequence GTGGATGAGCAGATTGTCGCGCTGAGATTGGCCCTGGCCGCCCTGCTGGGGGGCGTGCTGGGCCTGGAGCGTGAGGTGCGCGGCCAGGCGGCCGGGCTGCGCACCCACATCCTCGTCTCCCTGGGCGCGTGCTGCTTCACGCTGGCCAGCGTCTTCATCGAAGTGGCGTTGGGCCCTGACACCCCCGAAGGTACCCGAGGCGACATCAGCCGCATCGCCAGCCAGGTGGTGGTGGGCATCGGCTTCCTCGGCGCGGGCGTCATCCTGCGCCACAACGGACAGGTGAAGGGCCTGACGACGGCGGCCAACCTCTGGCTCACCGCGTCCGTGGGCCTGGCCGCCGGCCTGGGCTTCTACTTCGCCGCCGTCACCACCATGACCATCGCCCTGCTGTGCCTGGCGGGCCTGCGCCCCCTGGAGCGCGCCATCAGGCGCTACCGGAAGCGGCAAGGCGCGACTCGCGCCCCGGACGTGGACGAAGACGCCGAGGCTTAG
- a CDS encoding MXAN_6521/LA_1396 family lipoprotein: MMKRLLPVLGLGLLSGCSAVKNQRLRSDYDTVDRHQVKRLVVVTQPLPDGKVAVGELWSLIARQWVNQNRDFLVKESAALPDVPTDATFKTLCVEGLEGVLWLSPQIQLRGSGAEAAVSAKLVRCRDGEEVWSAEAAGSWNSKDEDYEQRVSQYVQELGEEVAPYVVPSSKLLTATLATLPNPELSEADKDEKIELGE; encoded by the coding sequence ATGATGAAGCGACTGTTGCCCGTGCTCGGGCTGGGCCTGCTGTCCGGATGCTCCGCGGTGAAGAATCAGCGGCTGCGCAGTGACTACGACACGGTGGACAGGCACCAGGTGAAGCGACTGGTGGTGGTGACGCAGCCGCTGCCCGACGGCAAGGTCGCCGTGGGCGAGCTGTGGAGCCTCATCGCCCGCCAGTGGGTGAACCAGAACCGTGACTTCCTGGTGAAGGAGAGCGCGGCGCTGCCCGACGTGCCCACGGACGCCACGTTCAAGACGCTGTGCGTGGAGGGGCTGGAGGGCGTGCTCTGGCTGTCCCCCCAGATTCAGCTCCGGGGCAGCGGCGCGGAGGCCGCGGTGAGCGCGAAGCTGGTGCGCTGCCGCGACGGTGAAGAGGTCTGGTCCGCCGAGGCCGCCGGGAGCTGGAACTCCAAGGACGAGGACTACGAGCAGCGCGTGAGCCAGTACGTCCAGGAGCTGGGTGAAGAAGTGGCGCCCTACGTGGTGCCGTCCAGCAAGCTGCTGACGGCCACGCTGGCCACCTTGCCCAATCCCGAACTGAGCGAAGCGGACAAGGACGAGAAAATCGAGCTGGGTGAGTAG
- a CDS encoding efflux RND transporter permease subunit gives MSGDRNPNSHSRFAHAFAGLLVRRPGAVLLVMLALLAVSLWGTSKLHINSNQLDLISQDLEEVKDVKQVIDMVGGSGFLMVALRSEDEAALKRTADDLAKIMQEDKENVRNVSYKLPVEFIQQNMVLFVKTEDLVEGKRRIMAFLRDKLKRSNPFFIDLGGSKPVELDMQDLVDKYSSIGKKSIRDDYNISNDKKMLMLLVKPMWDNTEIGKTKDYLERLKGQIDAYSAQPGKVKLVEDYQLMGDGKTIAYGFTGSYKTTVDDSYAIEESLEPVTLIALGSIFLITIIFFRKLAPTFLVVIGTVVGTIYTLGFTYATVGELNMITSILGGILLGFGIDYGIHFVFRTRLELGAGKPYDVAIRDAVMNAGRPAAVAAVVTAGSFFVLMVSEFRGFSQFGFLAGMGTLILGLTLFCWSAAILALAGRLNPELPQKLIGVMKPPPTNSATTGKELRIPKPKMVLGISTAIVALICAAAVPWAGSEEPPKGVELGFFERLKYGVSFNYNTRALIPDGMSSVLLQDEINERFNISSDPMAIYTKDLDEAEGVYRELTQNAHKYPSIDQVVSIFTFVPPAETAAANAKVLEEWKAEMQQLEDEGFSVAALPPEMQANADFFKKVLDAKPFDVHGVPANYTAQFRNLPSAKPENHGYLTYIYASVDLMDGQKMLKFSDETRVIKAAYTPGKFDQDAWDPKAPTVEKEFRAAGATQLYARLARIVLWDGKVTVVLTALWILAMHFLDFRNVKLALASVIPLGVGVAMMLGIMALTGLRLNFMNIIILPILLGFGVSHGLYLLHRFLEGTSPLVALRSVGAAVASSTLTAVVAFAALLAAAHNGLRSMGLVACIGLITTLVVSFTVLAAVMQLMYDRRQRESGASSGEGGSTGGGKDTEPKAA, from the coding sequence ATGAGCGGCGATAGAAATCCGAACTCCCACTCCCGTTTCGCCCACGCCTTCGCCGGACTGCTGGTCCGCAGGCCCGGGGCGGTCCTCCTGGTGATGCTGGCCCTGCTGGCCGTGTCGCTGTGGGGGACGTCGAAACTGCACATCAACTCCAACCAGCTCGACCTCATCTCCCAGGACCTGGAAGAGGTGAAGGACGTCAAGCAGGTCATCGACATGGTGGGCGGCAGCGGCTTCCTCATGGTCGCCCTGCGCTCGGAGGACGAGGCCGCGCTCAAGCGCACCGCCGACGACCTCGCGAAAATCATGCAGGAGGACAAGGAGAACGTCCGCAACGTCTCCTACAAGCTGCCCGTCGAGTTCATCCAGCAGAACATGGTCCTCTTCGTGAAGACGGAGGACCTGGTCGAGGGCAAGCGCCGCATCATGGCGTTCCTGCGCGACAAGCTGAAGCGCAGCAACCCGTTCTTCATCGACCTGGGCGGCTCCAAGCCCGTCGAGCTCGACATGCAGGACCTGGTCGACAAGTACTCCTCCATTGGCAAGAAGAGCATCCGCGACGACTACAACATCTCCAACGACAAGAAGATGTTGATGCTGCTCGTCAAGCCGATGTGGGACAACACCGAAATCGGCAAGACGAAGGACTACCTCGAGCGGCTCAAGGGCCAGATTGACGCGTACTCCGCGCAGCCGGGCAAGGTGAAGCTGGTGGAGGACTACCAGCTGATGGGGGATGGAAAGACCATCGCCTACGGCTTCACCGGTTCCTACAAGACGACGGTGGATGACTCCTACGCGATTGAAGAGTCGCTGGAGCCGGTGACGCTCATCGCCCTGGGCTCCATCTTCCTCATCACCATCATCTTCTTCCGCAAGCTGGCGCCGACCTTCCTGGTCGTCATCGGCACGGTGGTGGGCACGATTTATACGCTCGGCTTCACCTACGCGACGGTGGGCGAGCTGAACATGATTACGTCCATCCTGGGCGGCATCCTGCTCGGCTTCGGCATCGACTACGGCATCCACTTCGTCTTCCGCACGCGGCTGGAGCTGGGCGCGGGCAAGCCGTACGACGTGGCCATCCGGGACGCGGTGATGAACGCGGGCCGTCCGGCCGCGGTGGCCGCGGTGGTGACGGCGGGCTCCTTCTTCGTGCTGATGGTCAGCGAGTTCCGCGGCTTCAGCCAGTTCGGCTTCCTGGCCGGCATGGGCACGCTCATCCTGGGCCTGACGCTGTTCTGCTGGAGCGCGGCCATCCTGGCGCTGGCCGGCCGCCTCAACCCGGAGCTGCCCCAGAAGCTCATCGGCGTGATGAAGCCCCCGCCCACCAACTCCGCCACCACCGGCAAGGAGCTGCGCATCCCCAAGCCGAAGATGGTGCTGGGCATCAGCACGGCCATCGTCGCGCTCATCTGCGCCGCCGCGGTGCCCTGGGCCGGTTCGGAGGAGCCGCCCAAGGGCGTGGAGCTGGGCTTCTTCGAGCGCCTCAAGTACGGCGTGAGCTTCAACTACAACACCCGCGCGCTCATCCCCGACGGCATGTCGTCCGTGCTGCTCCAGGACGAAATCAACGAGCGCTTCAACATCTCCAGCGACCCGATGGCCATCTACACCAAGGACCTGGACGAGGCCGAAGGTGTGTACCGGGAGCTGACGCAGAACGCGCACAAGTACCCCTCCATCGACCAGGTGGTGAGCATCTTCACCTTCGTGCCCCCGGCGGAGACGGCCGCGGCCAACGCCAAGGTGCTGGAGGAGTGGAAGGCGGAGATGCAGCAGTTGGAGGACGAGGGCTTCTCCGTCGCCGCGCTGCCGCCGGAGATGCAGGCCAACGCGGACTTCTTCAAGAAGGTGCTGGACGCCAAGCCCTTCGACGTCCACGGCGTCCCGGCCAACTACACCGCGCAGTTCCGCAACCTGCCCTCCGCGAAGCCGGAGAACCACGGCTACCTCACGTACATCTACGCGAGCGTGGACCTGATGGACGGCCAGAAGATGCTGAAGTTCTCCGACGAGACGAGGGTCATCAAGGCCGCGTACACGCCGGGCAAGTTCGACCAGGACGCGTGGGACCCCAAGGCCCCCACGGTGGAGAAGGAGTTCCGCGCCGCGGGCGCCACGCAGCTCTACGCGCGGCTGGCGCGCATCGTCCTCTGGGACGGCAAGGTCACCGTGGTGCTCACCGCGCTCTGGATTCTGGCCATGCACTTCCTGGACTTCCGCAACGTGAAGCTGGCGCTGGCGTCCGTGATTCCGCTCGGCGTGGGCGTGGCGATGATGCTGGGCATCATGGCGCTGACGGGGCTGCGCCTGAACTTCATGAACATCATCATCCTGCCCATCCTCCTGGGCTTCGGGGTGAGTCACGGCCTCTACCTGCTCCACCGCTTCCTGGAGGGCACCTCACCCCTGGTGGCCTTGCGCAGCGTGGGCGCGGCCGTGGCGTCCTCCACGCTCACGGCGGTGGTGGCCTTCGCGGCGCTGCTGGCCGCGGCCCACAACGGCCTGCGCTCCATGGGTCTGGTAGCGTGCATTGGCCTCATCACCACGCTGGTGGTGTCCTTCACGGTGCTGGCCGCGGTGATGCAGCTCATGTACGACCGGCGTCAGCGCGAGTCGGGCGCGTCCTCCGGTGAGGGCGGCTCGACTGGCGGTGGCAAGGACACCGAGCCGAAGGCGGCCTGA
- a CDS encoding site-specific recombinase: MTDPAPVPSPAPRQQPSAREVDAFCMQYAPRAPGHSAVRDLYRLLCNVPEGSLEDRLQWVERWMQWLRERIPAHALVDASEPEASAADTRLALMVRVLEGEPAMRAALTRLVATVFEGSRGLKLFAQVGLPAGQGFFAEASDRLARSLLPAPPEPGKLSELLLRLCPNPDDADWLARLSPARLAQLAALVGEPASPEPMPAARVRADLMDALLLLAVQVAALGMAEDVRDRSPETSFRASPFLRMRLVCDAVLARDAAADTLRDLSQCVADCRQVVGSVSRHLEDSGVSVDLVYRLERIRRGLERMEAIARVLGAPRGEARWREAMALVSDLLRRAHADRSVVELVKRNMRMLARKIIERAGHSGEHYITSTREGFHAMVHSAAGGGLVTAMAVVAKMLLSGLMLAPFFSFLAVGLNYALAFLLIQALGFTLATKQPSVTAATLAGAVGEGARGERLASLVELIPRITRSQLAAFMGNLGVVAPAAIVFALGYQFITGHAFLSPAKAQATVASLHPWKSGTLIFAAMTGVMLWMSSVAGGWLENFVVYRRLPEALAHHRVLRRLLGEARARRLADTFQHAASGLGANVTLGFLLALGPLVGGFFGLTLDVRHVTFVLGSLSLAGTAMGPGAVLQPEFLAALAGMALTGVINFVVSFSLALGVAVRARDVPAREALPFLRAVLSHLVKHPRSFLLPPKEPENDVLRVSAPPAH, encoded by the coding sequence ATGACCGACCCCGCCCCCGTGCCGTCCCCCGCCCCCAGGCAGCAGCCCTCCGCCCGCGAAGTGGACGCGTTCTGCATGCAGTACGCGCCCCGGGCGCCGGGCCACTCCGCCGTGCGGGATTTGTACCGGTTGCTGTGCAACGTGCCCGAGGGCAGCCTGGAGGACCGGCTCCAGTGGGTGGAGCGCTGGATGCAGTGGCTGCGCGAGCGCATCCCCGCCCACGCGCTGGTGGACGCCTCCGAACCCGAGGCCTCCGCCGCCGACACCCGGCTGGCCCTGATGGTGCGCGTGCTCGAAGGCGAGCCCGCCATGCGCGCCGCCCTCACGCGGCTGGTGGCCACCGTGTTCGAGGGCAGCCGGGGCCTCAAGCTCTTCGCCCAGGTGGGGCTGCCCGCCGGACAGGGCTTCTTCGCGGAGGCGTCGGACCGGCTCGCCCGTTCGCTGCTGCCCGCCCCTCCGGAGCCCGGCAAGCTGTCGGAGCTGCTGCTGCGCCTGTGCCCGAACCCGGACGACGCGGACTGGCTGGCACGGCTGTCCCCCGCGCGGCTCGCGCAGCTCGCGGCGCTGGTCGGCGAACCCGCGTCGCCAGAGCCCATGCCCGCCGCCCGCGTGCGCGCGGACTTGATGGACGCGCTGCTGCTGCTGGCGGTGCAGGTGGCGGCCCTGGGCATGGCCGAGGACGTGCGCGACCGCAGCCCGGAGACCTCCTTCCGCGCCTCGCCCTTCCTGCGGATGCGGCTGGTCTGTGACGCGGTCCTGGCGCGCGACGCGGCGGCGGACACGCTGCGGGATTTATCGCAATGCGTGGCCGACTGCCGCCAAGTGGTGGGCAGCGTGTCACGCCACCTGGAGGACTCGGGCGTCAGCGTGGACCTGGTGTACCGGCTGGAGCGCATCCGCCGGGGCCTGGAGCGCATGGAGGCCATTGCCCGCGTGCTGGGGGCCCCTCGGGGCGAAGCGCGCTGGCGCGAGGCCATGGCGCTGGTGTCGGACCTGCTGCGGCGCGCGCACGCGGACCGCTCCGTGGTGGAGCTGGTGAAGCGCAACATGCGGATGCTGGCGCGCAAAATCATCGAACGCGCGGGGCACTCCGGCGAGCACTACATCACCAGCACCCGCGAGGGCTTCCACGCGATGGTGCACTCCGCGGCGGGCGGCGGGCTGGTCACGGCGATGGCGGTCGTCGCCAAGATGCTCCTGTCGGGCCTGATGCTGGCGCCCTTCTTCTCCTTCCTCGCCGTGGGCCTCAACTACGCCCTGGCCTTCCTCCTCATCCAAGCGCTGGGCTTCACCCTGGCCACCAAGCAGCCATCCGTGACGGCAGCCACGCTGGCGGGCGCGGTGGGAGAAGGTGCCCGAGGAGAGCGGCTGGCGAGCCTGGTGGAGCTCATCCCGCGAATCACCCGCTCCCAGTTGGCGGCCTTCATGGGCAACCTGGGCGTGGTGGCCCCAGCGGCCATCGTGTTCGCGCTGGGGTACCAGTTCATCACCGGCCACGCCTTCCTGAGCCCGGCCAAGGCCCAGGCCACGGTGGCCTCGCTGCATCCGTGGAAGAGCGGCACGCTGATATTCGCCGCCATGACGGGCGTCATGCTGTGGATGAGCAGCGTGGCGGGTGGTTGGCTGGAGAACTTCGTGGTGTACCGGCGGCTGCCCGAGGCGCTGGCCCACCACCGCGTGCTGCGGCGACTCCTGGGGGAGGCGCGCGCCCGGCGGCTGGCGGACACCTTCCAGCACGCGGCCTCCGGCCTGGGGGCCAACGTGACGCTGGGCTTCCTGCTGGCCCTGGGGCCGTTGGTGGGCGGCTTCTTCGGCCTGACGCTGGACGTGCGCCATGTCACCTTCGTGCTCGGCTCGCTCTCCCTGGCGGGCACGGCGATGGGCCCCGGCGCGGTGCTCCAGCCGGAGTTCCTGGCCGCGCTGGCGGGCATGGCCCTCACCGGCGTCATCAACTTCGTCGTGTCCTTCTCGCTGGCGCTGGGGGTGGCCGTCCGCGCCCGCGACGTCCCGGCCCGCGAGGCCCTGCCCTTCCTGCGCGCCGTGCTCTCGCACCTGGTGAAGCACCCGCGCTCGTTCCTTTTGCCTCCCAAGGAACCGGAAAACGACGTGCTGCGGGTCTCCGCGCCGCCCGCCCACTGA